From Pseudanabaena sp. PCC 6802, one genomic window encodes:
- a CDS encoding phage virion morphogenesis protein produces MAFLEITVDDREINEALQRLAEKTSDLSPAMRNIGEYMRMRAEENFANESSPDGSAWRALSPKYAAQKQKRRGIDKILQFKGDLRASIAYQLQGKDGVAIGTNVAIGAYSLGAIHQLGAPRRNIPARPFLGVSDADVEEIVAIIEDFIGE; encoded by the coding sequence ATGGCATTCTTGGAAATCACGGTAGACGATCGCGAGATTAACGAAGCCCTGCAAAGGCTGGCAGAAAAGACGAGCGACCTTTCGCCTGCCATGCGAAACATCGGCGAATACATGCGCATGCGCGCGGAAGAAAACTTCGCCAACGAATCCAGTCCTGACGGATCGGCGTGGAGAGCGTTAAGCCCCAAATACGCAGCGCAAAAGCAGAAGCGGCGGGGCATTGACAAGATCCTGCAATTCAAAGGCGATTTGCGAGCGTCGATCGCCTATCAGCTCCAGGGCAAAGATGGCGTAGCGATCGGCACGAACGTCGCCATCGGCGCGTACAGTCTGGGTGCTATCCATCAGCTAGGCGCTCCGAGGCGAAATATTCCCGCTCGACCTTTCTTGGGGGTAAGCGATGCTGACGTAGAAGAGATAGTAGCGATTATTGAAGACTTTATTGGCGAGTAG